One genomic window of Mycteria americana isolate JAX WOST 10 ecotype Jacksonville Zoo and Gardens chromosome 6, USCA_MyAme_1.0, whole genome shotgun sequence includes the following:
- the MCEE gene encoding methylmalonyl-CoA epimerase, mitochondrial, producing the protein MAASLGRAAAGLLTRLQTSAPTIRTLSSSNSFPQNIPSCLWKLGRLNHVAIAVPDLEKAQSLYKDVLGAQVSETVALPEHGVYTVFVELGNTKLELLHPLGEQSPIASFLQKNKTGGMHHICIEVDDIKAAMTELKKKKIRILSEEPKIGAHGKPVIFLHPKDCHGVLVELEEA; encoded by the exons ATGGCGGCCTCCCTGGGGCGCGCGGCGGCCG GGCTTCTTACCAGGTTGCAGACTTCAGCTCCCACAATACGAACTCTATCATCATCGAATTCCTTTCCTCAAAACATTCCAAGCTGTTTATGGAAACTGGGCCGACTTAATCATGTAGCAATTGCAGTACCTGATTTGGAGAAAGCTCAATCTTTGTATAAAGATGTGCTAGGAGCACAGGTGAGCGAGACTGTTGCTCTTCCCGAACATGGTGTCTACACTGTTTTTGTGGAGCTGGGAAATACAAAGCTGGAACTTCTACATCCTTTAGGAGAGCAAAGTCCCATTGCAAGCTTTCTGCAAAAAAACAAGACTGGAGGAATGCATCATATCTGCATTGAG gttGATGACATAAAAGCGGCTAtgacagaactgaagaaaaaaaagatacgaATATTGAGCGAAGAGCCAAAAATAGGTGCACATGGCAAACCTGTGATTTTTCTTCACCCTAAAGATTGCCACGGAGTCCTTGTGGAACTTGAGGAAGCTTGA
- the MPHOSPH10 gene encoding U3 small nucleolar ribonucleoprotein MPP10, whose protein sequence is MAAVKGLETCLRVAGAAAARPERFLSVQDGLAADFRALTKTLYDLNKALGSNIVRGGPLKELVIENFDEEQIWQQLELQNNAVLDFFKKSIARDAEDEDLCLFSDQEEDGSDAETSSDKELEGNIMEAETEQKNVYTKDKTKAKEKQSKLRESIMQKYSDEDSDIDFDIEALEQQTKTAKETTLKKMGRKSIVDDKFFKLAEMEAFLEHAEKENREEEEDINYFEDILSDDEEEESEEAKVKPIKSSRDLTYKDFFDPVDDNDDLVANDVEDDQEEEADSAIEEENEESMSEVEDMNEMMMENMRSKEASKKVTFSLPDDSETEDVTDMQLEKGIDPSEIKSSFEKRQEKMSKKIKSLEEELLEEKPWQLKGEVTGQKRPENSLLEETVLFDHAVRMAPVITEETTFQLEDIIKQRILDEAWDDVVPKEKPKEEAFEYKKRITLDHEKSKLSLAEIYEQEYMKLHQQKTEEEENPEHKEIQEMMDSLFLKLDALCNFHFTPKPPVPEVKIVSNLPAISMEEVAPVAVSDAALLAPEEIKEKNKAGDVKTDAEKTPTDKKRERRKKKLRKRMKLREKEKRQKLLEKMKPEQGTKLSKKAAAAKLKKLTKEGKASLLKDEGKDKVLKSSQAFFSQLQDQVKMQIKDANKLKKKQKQQKSLSVHKLKL, encoded by the exons ATGGCGGCTGTCAAGGGTCTGGAGACGTGCCTCAGGGTGGCGGGTGCTGCCGCGGCGCGCCCGGAGCGCTTCCTCAG tGTGCAAGATGGACTGGCTGCTGACTTCAGAGCATTAACAAAGACTCTCTATGATTTGAATAAAGCTCTGGGAAGTAATATAGTTCGTGGGGGTCCTCTAAAAGAGCTGGTGATAGAAAATTTTGATGAAGAACAGATTTGGCAACAGCTAGAGCTCCAGAACAACGCAGTTCTCGATTTCTTCAAGAAATCCATTGCAAGGGATGCCGAGGATGAAGATCTTTGCCTTTTCTCAGACCAGGAAGAGGATGGCTCTGATGCAGAGACCAGCAGTGACAAGGAATTGGAAGGCAACATCATGGAAGCAGAAACTGAACAGAAGAATGTTTATACAAAAGATAAAActaaagctaaagaaaagcaaagtaaactCAGAGAAAGCATAATGCAGAAATACAGTGATGAGGATTCTGATATTGACTTTGATATTGAAGCACTGGAGCAACAAACTAAAACAGCCAAGGAAaccacactgaaaaaaatgggaagaaaatctaTAGTGGATGACAAGTTTTTCAAGCTGGCTGAGATGGAAGCTTTTTTAGAacatgcagagaaggaaaacagggaggaggaagaagatatTAATTATTTTGAAGACATCCTCTCAGATGATGAGGAAGAAGAGTCTGAAGAAGCTAAAGTCAAA CCAATTAAGAGTTCTAGAGACTTGACATACAAAGATTTCTTTGATCCAGTCGATGACAATGATGATTTAGTAGCTAATGATGTTGAAGATGATCAGGAAGAGGAAGCAGACAGTGCTATTgaagaggagaatgaagaaagCATGTCTGA GGTCGAGGATATGAATGAAATGATGATGGAGAATATGAGAAGTAAAGAAGCCTCTAAAAAAGTTACTTTTAGTTTGCCAGATGACAGTGAAACAGAAGATGTTACTGATATGCAATTAGAGAAGGGCATTGATCCCAGTGAAATAAAGTCTTCTTTtgagaagagacaggaaaag atgagcaaaaaaataaaaagtttagaaGAAGAGTTGTTAGAGGAGAAACCTTGGCAGCTTAAAGGAGAAGTGACTGGACAAAAACGACCTGAAAACAGCCTTTTGGAGGAAACGGTACTTTTTGACCATGCAGTCCGAATGG CACCTGTGATCACGGAAGAAACTACTTTTCAGCTTGAAGACATCATTAAACAGAGAATATTGGATGAG GCATGGGATGATGTAGTACCGAAAGAAAAACCAAAAGAGGAGGCTTTTGAATACAAGAAACGTATCACTTTGGATCATGAAAAGAGTAAACTGAGCCTTGCTGAGATCTATGAGCAAGAATACATGAAACTTCACCAG CAaaagactgaagaggaagaaaatcccGAAcacaaagaaattcaggaaatgaTGGATTCACTGTTCCTGAAGTTGGATGCACTTTGTAACTTCCACTTCACACCCAAACCA CCTGTGCCAGAAGTTAAAATAGTTTCGAACCTTCCAGCTATAAGTATGGAAGAAGTAGCACCTGTTGCTGTTAGTGATGCTGCTCTCTTAGCACCAGAGGAGATCAag GAAAAGAACAAAGCTGGTGATgtaaaaacagatgcagaaaagacTCCCACAGACAAAAAACGAGAacgaagaaagaaaaagcttcgTAAACGTATGAAGctaagagaaaaggagaaacgTCAAAAGCTTCTTGAAAAGATGAAACCGGAACAAGGCACAAAACTTAGCaaaaaagctgctgcagcaaaattaaaaaagcttaCAAAAGAAGGCAAAGCATCTCTGCTCAAG GATGAAGGTAAAGACAAGGTCTTAAAATCATCTCAGGCTTTCTTTTCTCAACTACAAGATCAAGTAAAAATGCAAATCAAAGACGCaaacaaattaaagaagaaacagaagcagcagaaatcaCTCTCTGTTCATAAACTGAAATTGTAA